In Indicator indicator isolate 239-I01 chromosome 16, UM_Iind_1.1, whole genome shotgun sequence, one genomic interval encodes:
- the RCCD1 gene encoding RCC1 domain-containing protein 1 codes for MAAPCRRHWVVFGFSIEEAAGEPGLGPEPRRLEPGPGGIRRVWPAWSYVVVETGAGLEVRGAGLRRPLPGWTEALSSETHLVLRGPAAARAWPRAAALRGVTEPPAWSRDLPPETQAPGSAPSPLPLLPGGFAAPRPPFFTPLPGAVQARQLVLGHEHVLMLGEAGEVYAWGGGRHGQLGHGTLESEQQPRLVEALGGVPMTAVAAGGWHSASISEAGDLYMWGWNESGQLALPCKALAEEQAQAKDTGAGEGAAAAAGEQPGAEAAFISIQAFPALLDLPQQLEVSRVSCGSRHTAAVTRGGELYTWGWGKYGQLGHGDKASSDQPRPVKYLAAEGLRVEEVVCGPWTTYVCVLEP; via the exons ATGGCGGCCCCGTGCCGCCGCCACTGGGTCGTGTTCGGATTCAGCATCGAGGAGGCGGCGGGGGAACCGGGCCTGGGCCCGGAGCCGCGGCGGCTGGAGCCGGGCCCCGGGGGGATCCGCCGCGTTTGGCCCGCCTGGAGCTACGTGGTCGTGGAGACCG GCGCGGGGCTGGAGGTGCGGGGCGCGGGGCTGCGGCGACCGCTGCCGGGATGGACCGAGGCGCTGTCCTCCGAGACCCATCTGGTGCTGCGGGGCCCGGCGGCGGCCCGGGCCTGGCCGCGGGCGGCGGCTCTGCGGGGGGTGACGGAGCCACCGGCCTGGAGCCGGGACCTGCCGCCGGAGACCCAGGCACCAGGATCTGCTCCCTCGCCGCTGCCGCTGCTGCCCGGAGGCTTCGCCGCGCCGCGGCCGCCGTTCTTCACCCCGCTGCCCGGGGCGGTGCAGGCCCGGCAACTCGTCCTGGGCCACGAACACGTCCTGATGCTGGGAGAAGCCGGGGAGGTCTACGCCTGGGGGGGCGGCAG GCATGGGCAGCTTGGCCATGGCACCCTGGAGTCGGAGCAGCAGCCACGACTGGTGGAGGCGTTGGGTGGTGTGCCCAtgacagcagtggcagctgggGGGTGGCATTCggccagcatcagtg AGGCAGGAGATCTCTACATGTGGGGCTGGAACGAGTCTGgccagctggcactgccctgcaaaGCACTGGCGGAAGAGCAGGCACAGGCCAAGGACACAGGTGCAGgtgagggtgctgctgctgctgctggg GAGCAGCCGGGGGCCGAGGCTGCCTTCATCTCCATCCAGGCCTTCCCGGCCCTGCTGGatctgccccagcagctggaggtcaGCAGGGTCAGCTGTGGGTCCCggcacacagctgctgtcaCAC GAGGGGGTGAGCTCTACACCTGGGGCTGGG GCAAATACGGGCAGCTGGGACATGGGGACAAGGCCAGCTCTGACCAGCCACGCCCTGTCAAGTACCTGGCAGCTGAGGGGCTGCGGGTGGAGGAGGTCGTGTGCGGGCCCTGGACAACCTACGTCTGTGTGCTGGAGCCATGA